In Actinomycetota bacterium, the DNA window TTGCCGATATTGTCGTCTATCCGGGGGTCGATACCAAATTCATCGGAGTGACCGAATCGGCCGGGGTCTGGGCTTCTCGCTGCAGCGCTTGTGGCGAGTGCATCCTCGATCAGACGGCGGGGATCTGTCCGATAAATCGCTGCGCAAAGAGCCTTCTTCATGGTCCTTGCGGCGGGTCCCAGGGCGGTTTTTGTGAGGTGTCGAAAGATATCCCCTGCGTCTGGCAGCTCATCGTCGATCGCATGAAGAGACTGAATCTTATGGAGAAACTTGGGGGGGTAAGGCCGCCCAAGGATTGGTCGGCCGGCACCAACCCAAGCAGAGTCACTAAAGAGGAGAAGGGCTAATGAAGGCAGCCAGCAATTTAGAGAGGATCTTAAGCGAAGGCAAGTTTGCGGTCACGGCCGAACTTGGCCCCC includes these proteins:
- a CDS encoding methylenetetrahydrofolate reductase C-terminal domain-containing protein, with product MIVAEAKSLERIKDMLKGQKKVLVAGCNTCMAVCFAGGEKEAAVLATSLRMAFKFEGVDIEVSEKTVERQCENEFIEALRDEAADFDAILSLACGAGVNALADIFADIVVYPGVDTKFIGVTESAGVWASRCSACGECILDQTAGICPINRCAKSLLHGPCGGSQGGFCEVSKDIPCVWQLIVDRMKRLNLMEKLGGVRPPKDWSAGTNPSRVTKEEKG